Proteins from a genomic interval of Catenulispora sp. EB89:
- a CDS encoding dipeptidase — protein MSTDTDGGTAALVDEVLAASPVFDGHNDLPLALRARSGSGVEGLDLGRADLHTDLPRLRSGGVGAQFWSVYVSSTLPEPEAAVATLEQIDTVYRLVARYPDDLRIAYTAADVEDAFATGRIASLLGIEGGHSLAGSSGVLRAFARLGVRYVTLTHNDNTAWADSATDEPGVGGLDDTGLAIVAELNRTGVLVDLSHTAESTQLAALGASTAPVIFSHSSARAVNDHPRNVSDTVLERLRANGGVLQLTFVPPFISPDVAAWTADLAAERERLGLPAHPWTWPRTPRPGEDPKSVAEQYAQTLATPPDPRLQEWLDRHPRPEATAAQVADHVEHAREVAGLAHIGLGGDYDGVDRQPTDLPDVAGYPVLLRELAARGWSRTELEALTSRNVLRVLREAEEAATEPLWPTTALR, from the coding sequence ATGAGCACTGACACCGACGGCGGCACCGCCGCCCTGGTGGACGAGGTCCTGGCCGCGAGCCCGGTCTTCGACGGCCACAACGACCTGCCGCTCGCGCTGCGGGCGCGCTCCGGCTCCGGCGTGGAGGGCCTGGACCTGGGCCGTGCGGATCTGCACACCGACCTGCCGCGGCTGCGCTCCGGGGGCGTGGGCGCACAGTTCTGGTCGGTCTACGTGTCCTCGACGCTGCCCGAGCCCGAGGCCGCGGTGGCCACCCTGGAGCAGATCGACACGGTCTACCGGCTCGTCGCGCGCTATCCGGACGACCTGCGGATCGCCTACACCGCCGCCGATGTGGAGGACGCCTTCGCGACCGGCCGCATCGCCTCGCTGCTCGGCATCGAGGGCGGCCACAGCCTGGCCGGTTCGTCCGGCGTGCTGCGCGCCTTCGCCCGGCTCGGCGTCCGCTACGTCACGTTGACCCACAACGACAACACCGCCTGGGCCGACTCGGCGACCGACGAGCCGGGCGTCGGCGGACTGGACGACACCGGGCTCGCGATCGTCGCCGAGCTCAACCGCACCGGTGTCCTGGTGGACCTCTCGCACACCGCCGAGAGCACCCAGCTCGCGGCGCTCGGCGCTTCCACGGCCCCGGTCATCTTCAGCCACTCCAGCGCCCGAGCGGTCAACGACCACCCGCGCAACGTCAGCGACACCGTGCTGGAGCGCCTGCGCGCCAACGGCGGCGTCCTCCAGCTCACCTTCGTGCCGCCCTTCATCTCCCCGGACGTCGCCGCCTGGACCGCCGACCTCGCCGCCGAGCGCGAACGCCTCGGGCTGCCCGCGCATCCGTGGACCTGGCCCCGCACACCCCGCCCGGGCGAAGACCCGAAATCGGTCGCCGAGCAGTACGCGCAGACCCTCGCCACCCCGCCGGACCCGCGGCTACAGGAATGGCTCGACCGCCACCCGCGCCCGGAAGCCACCGCGGCGCAGGTCGCCGACCACGTCGAGCACGCCCGCGAGGTCGCCGGCCTGGCGCACATCGGCCTCGGCGGCGACTACGACGGCGTCGACCGGCAGCCCACCGACCTCCCGGACGTGGCCGGCTACCCGGTGCTGCTGCGCGAACTGGCCGCACGCGGCTGGTCCCGCACCGAGCTGGAGGCGCTGACCAGTCGCAATGTCCTGCGAGTACTGCGCGAGGCCGAGGAGGCGGCGACCGAGCCGCTGTGGCCGACGACGGCGCTGCGGTGA